In Acidobacteriota bacterium, a single window of DNA contains:
- a CDS encoding beta-propeller fold lactonase family protein, with amino-acid sequence MPRPRAHAWRRPRPTSERATHGGSCAQSNRAARDGGQGTEVPIDATGTFLFADNQESDSISAFRIDPRTGVLSDTGARASVPSPVYVR; translated from the coding sequence TTGCCGCGGCCGCGCGCACACGCGTGGCGCAGGCCACGGCCCACGTCAGAGCGAGCCACTCACGGCGGGTCATGCGCGCAGTCTAACCGGGCAGCCCGGGACGGAGGCCAGGGGACTGAAGTTCCGATCGACGCTACCGGCACGTTCCTGTTTGCCGACAACCAGGAATCGGATTCGATCAGCGCATTCCGGATCGATCCACGCACGGGTGTCCTGAGCGATACGGGCGCGCGCGCGTCAGTCCCGTCGCCCGTGTACGTGCGCTGA